From one Bacteroidota bacterium genomic stretch:
- a CDS encoding endonuclease/exonuclease/phosphatase family protein, whose protein sequence is MKKLFPFLFLALIILSACNVKKSDKPEMAQIAFYNVENLFDTVDDPNVNDEEFTPEGRQNWNSEKYATKLDHISQVFLSMDSTQATALIGMAEVENRQVLTDLIRKSHLNDFKYEIIHQESPDFRGIDVALIYKPDIYSPIINQWYAIHFPFDSAYTTRDILYSKGNIFGDKVLHIFVNHWTSRSGGQEITDAKRIFIASFLKTKTDSILSVEPDANIIIMGDLNDNPTDVSITESLNALPVSEQVSKNNLYNLSLNKFQNGEGTLYYNSWDLFDQIIVSGSLLIGNSSIITDPSSFEIYKPDWIVFEDNKGIKRPNRTASGNRYYGGYSDHLPVYITIKKN, encoded by the coding sequence ATGAAAAAGCTTTTTCCCTTTCTATTTCTCGCATTAATAATTCTGAGTGCTTGTAATGTTAAAAAATCGGACAAGCCTGAAATGGCACAAATTGCTTTCTACAATGTTGAAAATTTGTTTGATACCGTTGATGATCCAAATGTGAATGATGAAGAATTTACCCCTGAAGGTCGTCAAAACTGGAACAGTGAAAAATACGCTACAAAACTTGACCATATTTCACAGGTATTTCTTTCAATGGATAGCACGCAAGCAACTGCCCTTATTGGGATGGCAGAAGTTGAGAACAGACAGGTTTTAACGGATTTGATCCGGAAATCGCACCTCAACGATTTTAAGTATGAAATTATTCATCAGGAAAGTCCTGATTTCAGAGGGATTGACGTAGCCTTAATTTACAAACCCGATATTTATTCCCCTATTATTAATCAATGGTATGCGATACATTTTCCTTTTGATTCTGCTTATACTACCCGTGATATTCTTTATTCGAAAGGAAATATTTTTGGAGACAAAGTTTTGCACATTTTTGTAAATCACTGGACCTCACGTTCCGGCGGACAAGAAATAACCGATGCGAAACGAATTTTTATAGCCTCTTTTCTTAAAACAAAAACAGATTCAATTTTAAGTGTTGAACCGGATGCAAATATCATTATTATGGGTGATTTGAACGACAATCCCACAGATGTCAGTATCACCGAATCGCTGAATGCTCTTCCGGTTTCCGAACAAGTTTCAAAAAACAATCTTTACAACTTATCGCTCAATAAATTTCAAAATGGTGAAGGAACACTTTATTATAATTCCTGGGATTTGTTTGATCAGATTATTGTTTCAGGAAGTCTTTTAATTGGGAATTCTTCAATAATTACCGACCCGTCAAGTTTTGAAATTTATAAACCCGACTGGATTGTTTTTGAGGATAATAAAGGAATTAAACGTCCAAACAGAACTGCTTCAGGAAATAGATATTACGGTGGATACAGTGATCATTTACCGGTTTATATCACCATTAAAAAGAATTAA
- a CDS encoding polyprenol monophosphomannose synthase has translation MADSLVIIPTYNEKENIENIIRKVFSLEVDFHILIIEDNSPDGTADIVKKLMKEFPGRLHIEERKGKLGLGTAYIHGFRWSLKHGYDYTFEMDADFSHNPEDLIRLRHACANEGGDVAIGSRYVTGVNVVNWPIGRVLMSYYASAYVRLITRMKIRDTTAGFKCYRKEVLQAIDLDKIKFLGYAFQIEMKYVSWKLGFNVVEVPIIFTDRVEGTSKMNSSIFKEAIFGVIDLRIRGMFNRIKRVS, from the coding sequence GTGGCAGATAGTTTAGTAATTATTCCAACCTATAACGAAAAAGAAAATATTGAGAATATTATTCGTAAGGTTTTTTCGCTTGAAGTAGATTTTCATATCCTTATTATTGAGGATAATTCACCCGATGGTACCGCGGATATCGTAAAAAAGCTGATGAAAGAATTCCCCGGTCGGCTTCATATTGAAGAACGAAAAGGAAAACTGGGTTTAGGAACGGCTTATATTCATGGTTTTAGATGGAGCCTGAAACATGGTTACGATTATACCTTTGAGATGGATGCTGATTTTTCACATAATCCCGAAGATTTAATACGTTTACGTCATGCCTGTGCAAATGAAGGTGGCGATGTTGCCATTGGATCGCGTTATGTTACAGGTGTAAATGTGGTTAATTGGCCAATTGGCCGTGTATTGATGTCGTATTATGCATCAGCTTATGTTCGCCTCATTACCCGAATGAAAATAAGGGATACAACCGCAGGATTTAAGTGTTATCGAAAGGAGGTTTTACAAGCCATCGATTTAGATAAAATTAAGTTCTTGGGTTATGCTTTTCAGATTGAAATGAAATATGTGAGTTGGAAACTTGGGTTTAACGTAGTTGAAGTTCCCATTATCTTTACTGATCGTGTTGAAGGAACTTCTAAGATGAATTCCAGCATTTTTAAGGAAGCAATCTTTGGCGTAATCGACTTACGGATTCGTGGGATGTTTAATCGCATAAAAAGGGTTAGTTAA
- a CDS encoding 6-phosphofructokinase, whose amino-acid sequence MKKAIAILCGGGPAPGINSVISSVSKVFLKDGYRVIGLNKGYQSLFTENPLMVEIGFKYADDILKTGGSALQMSRHKPKDEEFTTDFFTKNNVKLLVTIGGDDTASTANRISKYMAEHGVSIQNIHVPKTIDNDLPLPEGSPTFGYQSAKEEGVRIASTVYEDARTSGNWFLVSAMGREAGHLAFGIGGACHYPMIVIPEMFNKTKVTFEKIIKLLVSSIVKRKILGVDYGVAIISEGVFHFMIDEEIKSTDINFTYDDHGHPELGNVSKAHIFNMLLARKLKELNIKVKSRPVELGYEIRCVKPTAFDLMYCNLLGMGVKYLFDQGITGCMVTSDPKGDIAPLYLKDVEDKNGKIKPRMVNMNSQKAKLVFNHSLQYLEEADYDAAKAYLINPEEYDFRKILEW is encoded by the coding sequence ATGAAAAAAGCAATTGCAATTTTATGTGGAGGAGGCCCTGCACCGGGGATAAATTCGGTAATCAGTTCCGTTTCAAAAGTGTTTTTAAAAGATGGATACCGGGTAATTGGACTTAATAAAGGCTATCAAAGCTTGTTCACAGAAAATCCACTGATGGTTGAGATTGGATTTAAATACGCTGATGATATTTTAAAAACTGGTGGATCGGCCTTACAAATGAGCCGGCACAAGCCAAAGGATGAAGAATTTACGACCGATTTTTTTACAAAAAACAATGTGAAGCTTTTGGTTACCATTGGCGGAGATGACACTGCATCAACTGCCAACCGTATTTCAAAATACATGGCCGAACATGGGGTGAGTATTCAAAATATTCACGTACCGAAAACCATTGATAATGATCTTCCATTACCTGAAGGAAGTCCAACATTTGGTTATCAATCGGCCAAAGAAGAAGGTGTTAGAATAGCTTCGACAGTTTATGAAGATGCACGTACCAGCGGTAATTGGTTTTTGGTTTCGGCCATGGGCCGCGAAGCCGGACATTTGGCTTTTGGAATTGGTGGGGCCTGCCATTATCCTATGATTGTGATTCCTGAAATGTTTAATAAAACCAAGGTAACTTTTGAGAAAATAATCAAGCTATTAGTTTCGTCTATTGTTAAGCGCAAAATTTTAGGTGTCGATTATGGTGTTGCGATTATCAGTGAAGGCGTTTTTCATTTCATGATCGATGAAGAAATAAAATCAACCGACATCAATTTTACCTATGATGACCATGGACATCCTGAACTGGGCAATGTGAGCAAAGCTCATATTTTCAACATGCTCCTGGCAAGAAAACTTAAAGAGTTGAATATTAAAGTAAAAAGCAGGCCTGTTGAGCTTGGTTACGAAATTCGCTGTGTAAAACCTACCGCCTTTGATCTGATGTATTGCAATTTATTAGGAATGGGTGTGAAGTATTTATTTGATCAGGGGATTACCGGTTGCATGGTCACTTCCGATCCGAAGGGTGATATTGCGCCACTTTATTTGAAGGATGTTGAGGATAAAAACGGGAAAATAAAACCCCGCATGGTGAACATGAACTCTCAAAAAGCAAAATTGGTTTTCAACCATAGTTTGCAGTATTTGGAAGAAGCCGATTATGATGCAGCAAAAGCCTATTTAATCAATCCTGAAGAATATGATTTCAGGAAGATTTTGGAATGGTAA
- the mfd gene encoding transcription-repair coupling factor, translating to MKGLVGSSLPLFAANSISELADIHVFVLPDKESAAYFANDLEGIFEEKFSTFTKKKILFFPTSYKHTYEIEATDNVNLQLRTEVLERLSNSTRKSAIVTYPEALAEKVVSKNYLAKNTLKLKIDEQVSIDFMIDILMEYGFERSDFVVEPGQFSVRGGIIDVFSFADDFPYRIEFSGEEIESIRTFDPIDQLSKDKLSRITIVPNVQDRMINESRESFLDYLHKNSILWIENIEFTADKIEQEYKKANESFDKLESLIKRLKPEELFIQKSDFNQSLNQFTVIEFNGNAKHADFSLKFNTRPQPSFNKKFDLLISDLKENSRKGFENIILSDNPKQIDRLYSIFEDMQFNLEDEGKVKIDTIVLALHEGFIDDDLKIACYTDHQLFDRYHRFHLKSGYKSKDAITLKELYDLTPGDFVTHVDHGIGRFEGLEKIENNGIEQEAIRISYKNNDLLYISIHSLHRISKFVGKDGSQPVLNKLGTNAWNTLKNRTKQRVKDIAKDLIKLYAERKSAEGYQFMSDTYLQHELEASFIYEDTPDQLKATIDVKRDLEQPHPMDRLVCGDVGFGKTEIAIRAAFKVVTDSKQVAILVPTTILALQHYKTFSDRLKDFPCKVEYINRFKSIKQQKEILKDLKAGKIDILIGTHRLAGKDIDFKDLGLLIIDEEQKFGVAAKEKLKQLKINVDTLTLTATPIPRTLQFSLMGARDLSIINTPPPNRYPVQTEIRLFSEEIIRDGILYEVSRGGQVFFVNNRVQNIQDVKVMIERFCPGVSVGVVHGQMDGKTLERRMLEFINGDYDVLLATTIIESGLDIPNVNTIFINDAQNYGLSDLHQLRGRVGRSNKKAFCYLLAPPLSVLTDEARKRLKAIEDFADLGSGFNIAMRDMDIRGTGNMLGGEQSGFISEIGFEMYNQILDEAILELKENEFKDIFKTDLEEKEFVKDCQIETDMEILIPDRYISNITERLSLYKELDNAKDEKTLNDFCEKLIDRFGPLPKQTQELINAVQLRWLAKKIGFERLILKNKRMTGYFIGNEESVFYQSKIFSNVLKFVQNHSEKCKMREKNGKLTLTFENISKVNMALLTLQEMTNVVDNQSE from the coding sequence CTGAAAGGATTGGTAGGGTCGTCTTTGCCATTATTTGCGGCAAACAGTATTTCTGAGCTTGCAGATATTCATGTTTTTGTATTGCCTGATAAGGAGTCAGCTGCATATTTTGCAAACGACCTGGAAGGTATTTTTGAAGAAAAATTCTCCACTTTTACCAAAAAGAAAATTTTATTTTTCCCGACTTCTTACAAGCATACTTACGAGATCGAAGCTACGGATAATGTCAATTTGCAGTTAAGAACGGAGGTGCTTGAACGACTAAGTAATTCTACCCGAAAATCGGCCATTGTAACTTATCCTGAAGCACTTGCCGAAAAAGTAGTAAGTAAAAATTATCTGGCGAAAAACACCCTGAAATTAAAAATTGATGAACAGGTATCGATTGATTTTATGATCGATATTTTAATGGAATATGGGTTTGAACGATCTGATTTTGTAGTTGAACCCGGCCAGTTTTCAGTTCGTGGAGGAATCATCGACGTGTTCTCTTTTGCTGATGATTTCCCGTATCGCATCGAATTTTCAGGTGAAGAAATTGAATCGATCAGAACTTTTGATCCCATTGACCAGCTTTCAAAAGATAAGTTGAGCAGAATTACCATCGTCCCTAATGTGCAGGATCGAATGATTAACGAATCACGAGAGTCGTTTCTGGATTATTTGCATAAAAATTCAATCCTCTGGATTGAAAACATCGAGTTTACTGCCGATAAAATCGAGCAGGAATACAAAAAAGCGAATGAGAGTTTTGATAAGTTGGAAAGCTTAATTAAGCGTTTAAAACCCGAAGAACTCTTCATCCAGAAATCTGATTTTAATCAGTCTTTAAATCAATTTACGGTTATTGAATTTAACGGTAATGCAAAACACGCCGATTTTTCGTTAAAGTTCAATACCCGACCCCAACCATCCTTCAATAAAAAATTTGATCTACTCATTTCTGATCTAAAAGAAAATAGTCGTAAGGGTTTCGAAAATATCATTTTATCGGATAATCCGAAGCAAATTGACCGCCTCTATTCCATTTTTGAGGACATGCAGTTTAACTTAGAGGATGAAGGTAAGGTTAAGATTGACACCATCGTGCTTGCCCTTCATGAAGGCTTTATTGATGATGATCTGAAAATTGCCTGTTATACCGACCATCAGCTTTTTGACCGCTATCATAGGTTTCATTTAAAAAGCGGATACAAGAGCAAGGATGCCATCACACTTAAAGAGCTTTATGATTTAACCCCAGGCGATTTCGTGACCCACGTTGACCATGGAATCGGACGATTTGAAGGGCTCGAAAAAATTGAAAACAATGGCATTGAGCAAGAAGCCATCCGTATCAGTTATAAAAACAACGATTTGCTTTATATCAGCATTCATTCCCTTCACCGCATTTCTAAATTTGTTGGTAAGGATGGAAGTCAACCGGTATTGAATAAACTAGGCACTAATGCCTGGAATACGCTTAAAAACCGCACAAAGCAAAGGGTAAAAGACATTGCGAAGGATTTGATTAAATTGTATGCCGAACGTAAATCGGCTGAAGGTTACCAATTTATGTCCGATACTTATTTGCAACATGAGCTGGAGGCATCTTTTATTTATGAAGATACGCCCGATCAGCTTAAAGCTACGATTGATGTAAAAAGAGATTTGGAACAACCGCACCCGATGGACCGCTTGGTTTGCGGTGATGTTGGATTCGGTAAAACAGAAATTGCCATTCGAGCAGCATTCAAAGTTGTGACAGATAGTAAACAGGTAGCTATACTTGTTCCAACCACCATTCTGGCCTTGCAACATTATAAAACTTTTAGCGACCGCTTAAAAGATTTCCCATGTAAAGTCGAATACATCAATCGCTTTAAAAGTATAAAACAGCAAAAGGAAATTTTGAAAGATTTAAAAGCCGGGAAAATTGATATTTTAATTGGCACTCATCGTCTGGCCGGAAAAGACATCGATTTTAAGGATTTGGGTTTGTTAATCATTGATGAAGAACAAAAATTTGGGGTTGCTGCCAAAGAAAAACTCAAACAACTAAAAATTAATGTTGATACCTTGACATTAACCGCTACCCCGATACCAAGAACGCTCCAGTTTTCATTAATGGGCGCTCGCGATCTTTCCATCATCAATACACCTCCCCCTAACCGTTATCCGGTTCAAACTGAAATCCGGCTTTTTTCGGAGGAGATTATTCGCGATGGGATTTTATATGAAGTTTCGAGGGGAGGACAAGTGTTTTTTGTGAATAATCGTGTGCAAAATATTCAGGATGTTAAAGTTATGATCGAACGGTTTTGCCCCGGTGTGAGCGTAGGAGTGGTTCATGGCCAAATGGACGGGAAAACCCTCGAAAGAAGGATGCTTGAATTTATTAATGGCGATTATGATGTATTGTTGGCTACAACCATTATCGAATCTGGGCTTGATATTCCAAACGTAAATACCATTTTTATTAATGATGCCCAGAATTATGGATTAAGTGATTTGCATCAATTGCGCGGGAGGGTTGGTCGTAGCAACAAAAAAGCATTCTGTTATTTATTGGCTCCGCCACTTTCGGTTCTTACCGATGAAGCCCGAAAGAGGCTAAAAGCAATTGAAGATTTTGCAGATTTGGGTAGTGGATTCAATATCGCCATGCGCGATATGGATATTCGTGGAACAGGTAATATGTTGGGGGGAGAACAAAGCGGATTTATTTCGGAAATTGGATTTGAAATGTATAATCAGATTTTGGACGAGGCTATTTTGGAATTGAAAGAAAATGAGTTTAAAGATATTTTCAAAACCGATTTGGAAGAAAAAGAATTTGTAAAGGATTGTCAGATTGAAACCGACATGGAAATCCTGATCCCTGATCGGTATATCAGCAATATCACCGAACGTTTGAGTTTATACAAAGAGCTTGATAATGCAAAGGATGAAAAGACCTTAAACGATTTCTGCGAAAAATTAATTGACCGATTTGGGCCTTTACCTAAACAAACACAGGAATTGATCAATGCTGTTCAGTTACGATGGTTGGCAAAAAAAATAGGATTTGAAAGATTGATCCTGAAAAATAAACGCATGACAGGTTATTTTATTGGGAACGAAGAATCGGTGTTCTATCAATCAAAAATTTTCAGTAATGTGTTGAAATTTGTTCAAAACCATTCGGAGAAATGCAAAATGCGTGAAAAAAATGGTAAACTGACCCTGACTTTTGAAAATATTTCAAAAGTTAATATGGCACTCCTGACTTTACAAGAAATGACAAATGTAGTTGATAATCAGTCAGAATAG
- a CDS encoding dihydroorotase has translation MKYQIINARIVNEGRIFSGSVLIDGGIISRVIESDLCEIESFQGYQIIDAEGNYLIPGVIDDQVHFRDPGMTNKADIYTESKAAVAGGVTSYMDMPNTIPNTLTQDLLEQKYKHAAEVSLANYSFYMGASNNNLDEILKTDPKTVCGIKVFMGASTGNMLVDNPKALNDIFQHSKLLVAVHCEDENIIQHNLAEYTAKYGENIPIIYHPIIRSTESCFKSSAYAVELAKKHNTRLHILHLSTASEMKLFDYKTPLEKKRITAEVCVHHLYFNESDYERLGTLIKWNPSIKSRDDQETLFHALIDNRLDVIATDHAPHTLNEKNNPYLKAPSGGPLVQHSLNIMLEFVQDKKISLEKVVEKMCHAPAICFQIEKRGFIRENYHADLVIVNTNSPWIVSKENLLYKCNWSPLEGKRFNAKVTHTFVGGNLVYENGQFNEKIKGKRLSFNR, from the coding sequence ATGAAATACCAGATAATTAATGCTCGAATCGTAAATGAAGGAAGAATTTTCTCAGGAAGTGTTTTAATTGACGGTGGGATTATTTCACGGGTGATCGAAAGTGATTTGTGCGAAATTGAGTCATTTCAAGGTTATCAAATCATTGATGCTGAGGGAAATTATTTAATCCCCGGAGTGATTGATGATCAGGTCCATTTTCGTGATCCCGGAATGACAAATAAAGCTGACATTTATACCGAAAGTAAAGCCGCTGTAGCAGGTGGAGTGACTTCCTACATGGATATGCCCAATACCATTCCGAATACGTTGACACAAGATTTGTTGGAACAGAAGTATAAACATGCCGCAGAAGTATCTCTGGCAAATTACTCATTCTATATGGGTGCTTCCAACAATAATTTGGATGAGATTTTAAAAACAGATCCTAAAACGGTGTGTGGAATAAAAGTTTTTATGGGGGCTTCAACAGGGAATATGCTGGTTGATAATCCCAAGGCACTAAATGATATTTTTCAACATTCAAAATTATTGGTGGCCGTTCATTGTGAAGATGAAAACATCATTCAGCATAATTTAGCTGAATATACTGCTAAATATGGGGAGAACATTCCAATTATATATCATCCGATCATCAGGAGTACCGAATCCTGTTTTAAATCTTCTGCCTACGCTGTAGAACTTGCAAAAAAACACAATACCCGTTTGCATATTTTGCATTTATCCACAGCTAGTGAGATGAAGTTGTTTGATTATAAAACTCCCTTGGAAAAGAAAAGGATTACGGCTGAAGTTTGTGTTCATCATTTGTACTTTAATGAATCGGATTATGAAAGACTTGGGACTCTGATCAAATGGAATCCTTCCATTAAAAGCAGGGATGATCAGGAAACCCTTTTCCATGCTTTGATCGACAACAGACTGGATGTTATAGCTACAGATCATGCACCTCATACGCTTAATGAAAAAAACAATCCCTATTTAAAAGCACCATCCGGAGGGCCATTGGTCCAACATTCGTTAAATATCATGCTCGAATTTGTTCAGGATAAAAAAATTAGCCTTGAAAAAGTTGTGGAAAAAATGTGCCATGCACCGGCCATTTGTTTTCAAATTGAAAAAAGAGGTTTTATCAGGGAAAATTATCATGCTGATTTGGTAATTGTAAATACAAATAGTCCTTGGATCGTGAGTAAAGAGAATTTATTATACAAATGTAACTGGTCACCTCTTGAAGGAAAACGATTCAATGCCAAGGTAACACATACTTTTGTGGGTGGAAATCTCGTTTATGAGAATGGGCAATTCAATGAAAAAATAAAGGGAAAACGGTTAAGTTTTAACAGATAA